The Maridesulfovibrio sp. genomic sequence GGGCCGTCCCTCAAATTCAAAATCACCGAGAACCATTCGGGTCATGGAATGAACATCCGGCTCATCGTCAACGATTAGCACATGCCAAGGATCAATATCCCGAGACAAAGAATCTTCCGGCTCATCCCCAGAAAACATAAGATCATCATCAGCAAACAAGTTATCCGAATGCATGCATATCCTCACCCGAAATCAAAATTCTAAAAAAAAGCAATCCTACCTTTAGCCTACCCCACTTGAGGAAAAACTCAAATAGTATTATTGCTTCAATCGGTAATTTATATAATTTTTTCGCCGACATTAATCATTATTTTAAATGGATAGCTATTTCTGCTTGAACATGAAAGCTATATAACCTAAGGTTTCGTTACTAAATTCACACAGGAATGAATTCTTATGACCGAAATGCTTATAGCATCAATAGCACTGATCATTTTTGCCTTTATTATCTACACTGCCTACAGTGGACAAAATGCTAAGCATGCGCAAAGGCTAAAGGCTTATGAATTGAAAGAGACACACATGAATAAATCCATGGAAAAAATACGCTCTGAAATCAGTTTAATTGAAAAAGAAATATCTGAAACAGAACAAAAATTAGAAGACATGCATAAAGACAGCTAGTCCTTGAAAAGCTATAAAAAAAAGACATTATCATGATTTTTGCAATCACATTTTCAGTAGTTGGTGCAATAGCCACAATTTTTATCTGTAAAACAATTAATAATAATTTTGAGATTAGATCCAAAGATATAGCTAAAAAAGAAAGAAAGCTGACCGAAGAAATGCAAGAACTTCGCAATCAGCGTAAATACCTTTCCCGCAGACTGGAAGACTTGAAAACACTTCTAAAAGCCGGCATCAAATCTGAAAATTCAGCAAAACCTCAAGAAGTCCCGACAAACTTGAAAGGCTGGTTGCTCCGGAAAGGGATATTGACAGAAGCTCAATATTTATCAGCTGAAATTTACGGTATGGAAAAAAATATTGACGTAATAGCCGCTCTGCTGACCCTGAATATGGTTTCAATTGAAATATACGAAGAAGCCAAACGCATGAAACTGGTTTAAAAATTTTCTGCCCAAAAAAAATGCCGCACCGGATTAATTCCAGATGCGGCATTGCTTTTTTTATTGATTTAAATCATTAAAATTCACTTTTGTACGTCTCACCCCGATGAACATGGTATCTGAGATCATAAGTTTTCTTAAGGTGAAGAACCAAAGATTCCACTGTTTCGTCATCAAGTTTCTGAACCCAAATAAAAACACGGCGCGCACCCTGCTTCACTCCCTCGTAAGAAGTAAAAACAGTAGAAAGCCTTACTCCTCTGGCCCAGAGATCATTGAGTAATTCCTCAAGAGCGGAAGCGGTATCGTCCAGCACAAAAGCAAACTGGGAACTACCCTTGCTGACACCGGTCACTGTGGTCAGGAAACGATAAACATCAACTTCGGTTACTATTCCAACAAGTCCGAACTCATCAACAACAGGAAGGCCTCCGATTTTTTTTTCCAGAAGAATCTCAGCCGCAACCTCCATACAGGTGTCCGGAGAAACGATATACGGGTCATGAGTCATTATATCCTTGACTTTCAGGCTCATCAACCCTTCTCCGTTTCCTGCGGCACTATCACCCGGAAGGAATTTTGAAGGCATGGCATCACGTATATCCCTGTCGGAAACAATGCCGGCTACCAATCCGGAAGCCTCGATAACCGGGATTTGTCTGATTCCGGCATCACGCATCATTACCATAGCGTCAAATATGGGTGCTCCAGGCTGAATGGTCAGCACACCTTCTGTCATCCAATCCCCTACTAACATTTCTCAACTCCTAAATCTCAACATCATTAATCTTCAAAAGAATTCTAATTGATCAGCAAAAAAGTCAAATGGAAACTGCCGTTCTTCAGATAATGGACAATTACAATTTCTCACCATAGGCAAAGAAAACCTTATAACTTGCTTTTATGCCTGATCCTCCACTGTATAATTTTTCATATTCTTCAACAAACCGGCGATATTTATTCTTGCCCCAGGAAATATCCACACTAGAGGCCACGGCACCGGTCTGTTTATGTTTTTTCAGGAAGTGCTTTACGGAAGGGAAGAACACCTCATGCTCCTCACGTGCGTAATTCACCTTGAGTCCTGGAATATTGTTAAAAACATCTTCATAAAAAGAACAGGAACGCAATTTCTTGACTGAACCGAATCCGGTTCTGGCACTGATTTCAGCCAATTCGCGAAGAGTACCTTCCGCAAAAATCGCAATGGCAAATCTTCCACCGGATTTCAAAACACAAAAACTTTGCGGAATTGACTTTTGAGATTCACCATACCACTGCATGGCCGAGGAACTTACCAGCAGATCAAAACAACCTTCCGAAAAAGGCAGCTCTTCACCATCCGCCGAAACAAGTAGCGCGCCCGCGCCTTTCTGTTCGAGCAGCATTGGGCTGACCAGATCCAGCGAAACATAACAGCCATAAGTGATGCGCTTCTGCAGTTCCTCATGAAGAAAGCCCACCCCGGAACCGATATCCAGAACGCGGTTATAATCCCCCTGTGGACAAAGCCCGGCACAATTACCTGCAACAATACGCTGCACAGAAGCAGCCTCACTATAGCTGGAAGCGGCTTTGCCGAAACATTGGCGAATTCTCTTTTTCACTTAATCACTATTCCCTGATGATACCCATCAATTCAGTTTCGGAAATTTTATGCCCGCTGCCTGCTTCAATGAATCTGGCAGACTCAACTACTTCTGCAACTTTATCCAAAGCCTTGCGGCGGACAATGCGATCCTTTACGCCGTGCACAATGGTCAGATTCGGGCAGGATACTTTTTCCGGAATCTCAATTTTTGAAAAGATGAGGTACTCTAGTCCGGAAACAAGGGACGCATAATCAGCGGGATTATAGTCAGGAGGATCTGTCTCGCCACAGTTTTCATGAAAAGAACTGACCACTCCGGCAGGATCGGTTTTCATGCCGGAAATCATCCTCCGGACCAACCGTTCAGGGAAAGAATCCGTAAACGATAAAAAAGGTGCGATCAAGATAACTCTTTCATAACTTTCAAATAAATGGCGGCAATCCTTGAGCAGCATATGTGCTCCTGTTGACCAGCCGACCAGAACTTCACCGCCCTGTGCAATCTGACCCGGAAGATCAACAGGTTCAAACCCGGTAAAGGGCACTAAAAAACGAGCCGATTCCGACAGTTGCGGATACTGATTCGGGGACGAAGCCCACCCCCCGACAAAAACAATCTTCATTATGTCAGATCCGTCTTCAATTTAGCAAATGCGGTCTTAATCTTTTGCAAATCATCATCAGTTAAATCTGCCCGCAAGGAAATTCGCAGCCGGGCAGTACCATCCGGTACAGTTGGAGGACGAATTGCCGCTGTGTACACCCCTTCCCCAATAATTTTTTCACGGGCGGCGAGAACTTTCTCATTGTCACCCAGAATGACCGGAATAATCTGACTCGCAGAATCTCCGCAATTAAAGCCCAAAGATTCTAAATACGTTTTCAATTCCCGGCTCATTACCAAAAGCCTTTCGCCCCGTGAGGAATCACTTGCAATCAGCCGTAAGGCAGCAAGGTTGGCTCCTATCACCGCCGGAGAAAGGGCCGTACTGAAAACAAAAGACCGTCCTTTGTTACGCAGGTAGGAAATCAGGTCCTTACGTCCGGACACAGCACCGCCGAGAGATCCGAAACCTTTTGAAAAAGCCCCCATATGCAGATCCACACGGTCAGCAATATTTCGCTCGTGGGAAATGCCCCTGCCGGACCCGAAAACCCCTTCGGCATGAGCTTCATCGACCACCAGCATGGTATCGTAAAAATCGCACAGGTCAGCAATCTCTTCCAAACGGGCAAGATCCCCATCCATACTGAAAATAGTATCCGTGACCAGGATTCTGGAATCAACATCTTTTGCGGATTCCATCCGCTTCTTCAGATGGGCAATATCATTATGACGGTACCGTACATGCCGAGCCCCGGAAAGCCTGATACCATCCAATATGCTGGCATGGTTCAATTTGTCAGAAAAAACAATTGTACGGCGCCCGGCAAAACTGTCCATTATAGCCAAATTGGCTGCATAACCGGAAGTAAAAAGCATGGAAGCTTCCTGTTCCTTGAACTCTGCCAACTCACATTCCAACTCATCGTACAAACGGAAATTGCCGGTCACCAGCCGGGACGCAGCTGAGCCGCACCCGTATTGTTCAACAGCTCCAACTGCGGCGATCTTTAGTCGTTCATCATTCGCAAGCCCGAGGTAGTCGTTGGATGCAAGATTAAGCAGATTCCTGCCCCTAAAAACAAGTTCCCTTGCAGAGCCGTAATCGACATCAGGGATATCCCTGAACAGGGAAGCCTTTTCAAGATCAGCGAGTTCGCCCTCAATACGGCGATAAAAACTTTTAGGAGTCATAAAAACAAAATCCGGCGGTCATTAGATAAATGGAAAATTTTAATTGTGAACGGAAAAAGTAAAGCTCATGAGCCAGAATAGCAACCATGATTTTAAAATGAAGAAAAATTTATGGATATGCGCCCATATTTATTGTAATTTACATCAGGAAATATAACATGGCTGCGTTACAATTATTACAATTCTATCAGCTATTACAGGCTAAACCAAAACCGGAGTCCCCATGAGACATAACAAATTAACACTCTCTATCCTTACATTAGGGATGGCATTCTTTTTTTGTGCCTGCAACCTCAAAAATACTCACCAGCTTCCCGCTGAACCGGACTATTCTCTCGACAAATCATGGTCCATCAAAACCGAAAATATCACTCATAAAATTGATGTCTTTTTCGTACATCCAACCACCTACGGCCCACCGTCGAACGGCCACTTAATTGCCGATCTCGACAATCAAAAACTTAATCAAATCACAGACAGGGACACTGTGCAGTGGATCACCGCTGCTTTTGCCGACTCATGCAATATTTTTGCTCCACGATACAGGCAAATGAATATCGAAGTATTGCAAAAGGATGACCAGAACCTGCAAGATTATCTGAAAACACCTGTTTCCGATATTGAAGCCGCATTTAAATACTATCTCAACAACCTGAACAATGGGCGACCTTTTATTTTAGCAAGTCATAGTCAGGGATCATACGTGCTGCTGACTCTGATGCGTAAGGCACCAAAGCTGATGAACAAAAGCAAACTTGTTGCCGCTTACATGCCCGGCTGGACATTTACAGACAAAGATATTGCCGACCTCGGACTCAAGCTGAGCGAAAAACCTGACCAGACAGGTTGTCTGATCACGTGGAATACCGTCGGTCCCGGCGGGATATCCCCTACGGTTAAGAAAGGAGCGCGTTGTGTCAACCCACTCTCATGGAACACTGAAACAAAAGAATTTCCGGCCTCAATGAACATCAAGGCCAAAATCTTCCTCAATCCGAATAAGAAACTGCTGATCAAAAACTTCACTGCAGCCCGTATTAATGATGACGGAGCACTGGAAATTCCGACTCCCAACCAAGTAGTGCTGGACCAACTGAATATGTCTCTGGGGAAAGAAGTATACCATCGCTACGATTATGATTTTTTCTTTTACAATATAAAAGAAAATGTGAAGCAACGCTGTGCTGCTTACCTAGAAGCACATAAATAAGACAAGAAAAGGGGTTGATGCTCACAAGCACCAACCCCTTATTTTTATTTTAAAATCTCCCCAACCACGATCCGCCCCAGAATGGACTCAAAAACATGCCTGTAATCCTCTGGTGTTGCTCCACCATCCTGGCAGACTCTGCAGAAAGCGGCACGGGTTTCAGCACTCATCTGGCTGACGTCAAAATCCTCATGGCTGCGCTTTCCCGGAATCTCACGGTGGATGGACACTCCTACCTGTTCTTCGACTTTATGTATAACGTCACTCACTACAGTTTCTCCTTGGTATAAATTTTACCGGATTTAAATATACCCCCTTCACCGCTGACGGACATAGCCAGCCGCTTGAGATTCGGGTTATCCTCCAACTCAATTTCTGCCCCGGTTATTTTGAGGTCTTCCCCGTCCAATGCTTGGGTATAACTGGCAGGGGTTAAATTGCAGCGGTCAGGAATTTTTACAATCTCAGTTCCGGCAGGTGCGGACGTAAGCGGGTTTTCAAGGGTTGCGGTCGTTATGTATTCAGACTGCGACCCGCTCAGCTTGAACCACCAGTCTTCCCCTGCACCGCTGACCTGATCATCGGTAAAATTAGATATTGTATCCCCTCTGGTGGAACCAACACCAGTAACGTCCGAAACGGTAGTAAAAGCCGGGTTACCTGTTCCTGATTGATGTTCCAGTACTATCCAATAAGAGGCACCCACCGTCAGTTCTTGTGCGGTTTCCCACGCGAATTGATATTGATCCGAGCCATCAAGCGTTACACTTGACGTTTCCGCAATTAGACTTCCGGGGCTTCCATCAACATCAGTATAAAGTTGTCCTACAAGAACGTAATCGTTACCTGCTAACGTATCAAACAGCACGCTCTCGAGAAGATTAAATTCAGCAACAAATTTTACACCTAAATGTAACCCCGACACAGAACCGATGTTCCTTGCGCTTGATACAGTTTCCTCCCACGTTCCCGCTAACGCTGGGGTACTGTTATCAACCTCATTTACACCACTGATTTTGTGGTCAACTCCATCAATTTCAATGTTGTTATGTACGCCTTCCAGCACGAAAAGGTTATTCACAAGGGAAGTGGTGGAATCGAATTTCAGCTCGGAGGTAGTCGATCCTGCCCCCCAAACCAACGGGATTTCCTGACCCAGATACTCTCCGGTTACGCCTGCGCCTACCTTGAGTGCAAGGTCAGGCTGTTTGACTGCCTTTGTAGGGATATCTGGGAGAGCTTCTACAAGAGTTGTGGTATAAACTGGATTCGTTTCAGTATACAGACGAGTCTTCTCTTCCGCAGTCAAAATACGATTAAAAACACGAAACTGATCCATTGGTGTAGCTTGTGTTGTCCCTAGTTGATAAATAGAATACAGAACATTTACGTCAGTGTGGGGGTGGGGGCTTGCATTCTTTTTCTCGCCATTGAGATAAAAATTTGACCCAGCAGTCGAGGATTCCCAAATACAATGGTACCATTCTGTTTCTGGATCCTCAAAAGACCCCATTACCCCACCACCTTGTATCATGTAGTGGAGAGTTGATGCATCTGCTCTGTACACGCCATAGTTTTTATTTACAATTGGCGTTTGGTAATCATCACCAGACTCCGCGGAAAAAAACCAACTGGTTTTTGTAGCATCCCTTTTCAGCCAGATAGATAATGTAAATTCTTCGCCAAGAGGTATAGCGTTGGTGCCAGATACAAGAGCTTCGTTATTGGCTGCTGGTGGATTCAGAGCTTGTCCAAACTTACCAGTTGTATACCCAGAGGAAACATCAAATGTATAATCATCGTATGATCCAAGATCATTTACATTCCCATTAAATGAAACACAAGATACACACGACCCATCACCAAAGATGTCAAGAGTTGTTGACGCATCTACAGAATCATCAGTGACACTTGCAACAACACACTCTCCCTGATCCGTAATAATCACATCTCCGGAAGCAAGGAGTATTGCCAATTTCAGAATGGATTCGGTTGTGCCGTCCAGCAAAACCAGTTTGCCGTTGACAACCAGAATTTCAGGGATTGCGCTAACAACCTGATTCGTATTATCCGCACCGACTGAATGGGCCGGGGTATGTACGCCGTCTGCATCAACAGTAGCACCGGGATAGCCTGCGGAAGAATCAGCAAAGGCCATTGTCGGGCCGTCCTGCACAGGGAACATATTTTACCTGTAGTTGATGAACTGCTGTATCCGAATATAATTCCCCCCTGCGCCTTCTGACCACCTCGATACTTTTTGATATATCCATGCCTGTTGTTCCCAATACCCAACTAATAATATTACCGGAAATTGATGCAGTTCCGAAATCGAAGGTGTTCAGTTCGTAGGAAGTCAGCCCATCTTCAATATGGTCAGAGATGGTTAGTGAAACAGTTGTCCCCTCCGCAGCCTCAGAAGGGCCGAACAGAACCGGAACAGCACTTCGCAGTGCCGTTATATCACCCACAGCAATTCTTATTGCGGAATCTCTTGCCTCTTCAGCTGCTGATTGTGCAGTGAGAGCCATGTCGCGGGCTCCTTCAACCTCAGTTTGAATCTCGTGTGCTTCCGAGACTAAGCTAAGGACAGTTTCTTCCGCCTCAACAGCTCCGGCATGAGCTTCCACAGCCAGATCTCTTGCATCTGAAATAGTCCGCATCAACTCCTGAGGCGATAGACGATCTTCTTCAGGGGTCGAAATGTCATATTTTACGGCTCGGTCCACCTGTTCCTGCAACTGCTGGTCACGCATCACACCACGATCAAATGCCTCATTGAGAAGTTGGGCGGAAAAAGGATCGTTATCAACAAGCTCCAGTTCCTGTGTGTAGGGAATATCGCGATAAAAAGTAATGCTCTCTCCGGGAGGCAAAGGTTCTCCGGAAACGGGGTATTGAACCCTGCCGCCGGATTCCGAATCCATGCTGGAAATAATCTTGAAATCACTTCCGGAGACGAGGCTTCTTTCCTGCCCTTCGTTGTTACGCACAACCGCGCAAAGGTCCTCTGTCTTAAAAATACGAAAATTAAAATCAAAAAGATTTTGTACACCATCCCCTGCAAAAGTTATGGTGCTGCCACTTGAAACCAATGTCATAATTTTCTCCTGTTGATGTTTTAAACCACTAAATTACCTTCCTTATTTTCAAAGTTTAAAAAAAAGGGCGGACCTGAGTAACCCTACTCAGGTCCGCCCTGCTGAAAAAACAATTATGATTTAAACGAACCAATACCCCCCATATTGGAACTCAACATGGACCCGGCGATCTTCGTGCCTTGCGAAATCAACCC encodes the following:
- a CDS encoding CBS and ACT domain-containing protein, with translation MLVGDWMTEGVLTIQPGAPIFDAMVMMRDAGIRQIPVIEASGLVAGIVSDRDIRDAMPSKFLPGDSAAGNGEGLMSLKVKDIMTHDPYIVSPDTCMEVAAEILLEKKIGGLPVVDEFGLVGIVTEVDVYRFLTTVTGVSKGSSQFAFVLDDTASALEELLNDLWARGVRLSTVFTSYEGVKQGARRVFIWVQKLDDETVESLVLHLKKTYDLRYHVHRGETYKSEF
- a CDS encoding methyltransferase domain-containing protein, with product MKKRIRQCFGKAASSYSEAASVQRIVAGNCAGLCPQGDYNRVLDIGSGVGFLHEELQKRITYGCYVSLDLVSPMLLEQKGAGALLVSADGEELPFSEGCFDLLVSSSAMQWYGESQKSIPQSFCVLKSGGRFAIAIFAEGTLRELAEISARTGFGSVKKLRSCSFYEDVFNNIPGLKVNYAREEHEVFFPSVKHFLKKHKQTGAVASSVDISWGKNKYRRFVEEYEKLYSGGSGIKASYKVFFAYGEKL
- a CDS encoding 8-amino-7-oxononanoate synthase, which encodes MTPKSFYRRIEGELADLEKASLFRDIPDVDYGSARELVFRGRNLLNLASNDYLGLANDERLKIAAVGAVEQYGCGSAASRLVTGNFRLYDELECELAEFKEQEASMLFTSGYAANLAIMDSFAGRRTIVFSDKLNHASILDGIRLSGARHVRYRHNDIAHLKKRMESAKDVDSRILVTDTIFSMDGDLARLEEIADLCDFYDTMLVVDEAHAEGVFGSGRGISHERNIADRVDLHMGAFSKGFGSLGGAVSGRKDLISYLRNKGRSFVFSTALSPAVIGANLAALRLIASDSSRGERLLVMSRELKTYLESLGFNCGDSASQIIPVILGDNEKVLAAREKIIGEGVYTAAIRPPTVPDGTARLRISLRADLTDDDLQKIKTAFAKLKTDLT
- a CDS encoding DUF3089 domain-containing protein, with product MRHNKLTLSILTLGMAFFFCACNLKNTHQLPAEPDYSLDKSWSIKTENITHKIDVFFVHPTTYGPPSNGHLIADLDNQKLNQITDRDTVQWITAAFADSCNIFAPRYRQMNIEVLQKDDQNLQDYLKTPVSDIEAAFKYYLNNLNNGRPFILASHSQGSYVLLTLMRKAPKLMNKSKLVAAYMPGWTFTDKDIADLGLKLSEKPDQTGCLITWNTVGPGGISPTVKKGARCVNPLSWNTETKEFPASMNIKAKIFLNPNKKLLIKNFTAARINDDGALEIPTPNQVVLDQLNMSLGKEVYHRYDYDFFFYNIKENVKQRCAAYLEAHK
- a CDS encoding LamG-like jellyroll fold domain-containing protein, with translation MAFADSSAGYPGATVDADGVHTPAHSVGADNTNQVVSAIPEILVVNGKLVLLDGTTESILKLAILLASGDVIITDQGECVVASVTDDSVDASTTLDIFGDGSCVSCVSFNGNVNDLGSYDDYTFDVSSGYTTGKFGQALNPPAANNEALVSGTNAIPLGEEFTLSIWLKRDATKTSWFFSAESGDDYQTPIVNKNYGVYRADASTLHYMIQGGGVMGSFEDPETEWYHCIWESSTAGSNFYLNGEKKNASPHPHTDVNVLYSIYQLGTTQATPMDQFRVFNRILTAEEKTRLYTETNPVYTTTLVEALPDIPTKAVKQPDLALKVGAGVTGEYLGQEIPLVWGAGSTTSELKFDSTTSLVNNLFVLEGVHNNIEIDGVDHKISGVNEVDNSTPALAGTWEETVSSARNIGSVSGLHLGVKFVAEFNLLESVLFDTLAGNDYVLVGQLYTDVDGSPGSLIAETSSVTLDGSDQYQFAWETAQELTVGASYWIVLEHQSGTGNPAFTTVSDVTGVGSTRGDTISNFTDDQVSGAGEDWWFKLSGSQSEYITTATLENPLTSAPAGTEIVKIPDRCNLTPASYTQALDGEDLKITGAEIELEDNPNLKRLAMSVSGEGGIFKSGKIYTKEKL